From Pseudomonas poae, the proteins below share one genomic window:
- a CDS encoding STY4528 family pathogenicity island replication protein, with protein sequence MNAVPASRWQRVLQQCTQQLHERWPAHPTTEQPSNQALQAGFLYSGQSHEVVPRRLLLDNRLTPLERNAWQVFRLMLQGQGVVTPRYEDLQPYLSSVPYGASASRETIARVLTMLRLTRWLSLVSRGRDQISGQLQGSLYVLHDEPLTPAEAMELDQDYLELVGHALGHATKAVRIVAQHIVEEVRQDTNLDQGRLPTRLDCWGEQWAQQGLDQPPGDAFHDSEHGEDHRVRNRAGPRSDSESGSNPNVSSTVRNPNAACTVLKESKCTVPRATSTVDNLHWPTSLRLNPSERQAIGVALNKLNPADQQAVLNEAGARCAAGGIRKPAAYLMGLIQRALKGDFRPWASQAEPSPVAEPPPPAPSRPTRKKGDPASALAQACLNELRQLRGRGGTQ encoded by the coding sequence ATGAATGCTGTTCCTGCCAGTCGCTGGCAACGTGTCCTGCAGCAATGCACACAGCAGCTGCATGAGCGCTGGCCAGCACACCCTACCACTGAACAGCCCTCCAACCAGGCTCTACAGGCTGGCTTTCTGTATAGTGGCCAATCACACGAAGTCGTGCCACGTCGGCTGCTGTTGGATAATCGGCTGACGCCATTGGAGCGAAATGCCTGGCAGGTATTTCGGCTCATGCTGCAAGGCCAGGGCGTGGTCACGCCGCGCTATGAGGATTTGCAGCCTTACCTCTCGAGCGTACCTTACGGTGCGTCAGCCTCGCGTGAAACCATTGCACGCGTATTGACTATGCTTAGGCTCACTCGCTGGCTCAGTTTGGTGAGCCGCGGTCGCGATCAAATCAGCGGGCAGCTACAAGGTTCTTTGTACGTTCTGCACGATGAGCCGTTAACCCCCGCCGAAGCCATGGAGCTCGATCAGGATTACCTAGAACTGGTCGGACATGCCCTCGGTCATGCGACGAAGGCCGTGCGGATTGTCGCTCAACACATTGTGGAGGAGGTCCGACAGGACACGAATCTCGATCAGGGTCGGTTACCGACGCGGCTGGACTGTTGGGGCGAACAGTGGGCGCAGCAAGGCTTGGATCAGCCACCCGGTGATGCATTCCACGATTCCGAACATGGGGAAGATCACCGCGTTCGGAATCGTGCAGGCCCTCGTTCGGATTCCGAATCAGGCTCGAATCCTAACGTTTCCAGCACCGTTCGGAATCCGAACGCTGCTTGTACTGTATTAAAAGAAAGTAAATGTACAGTACCGCGCGCGACCTCTACTGTGGATAACCTGCACTGGCCCACTTCGCTGCGCCTGAACCCAAGCGAACGTCAGGCCATCGGCGTGGCGCTGAACAAGCTCAACCCAGCGGATCAGCAGGCGGTGCTTAACGAAGCGGGGGCACGCTGTGCGGCCGGTGGTATACGCAAGCCAGCGGCCTATCTAATGGGCCTGATCCAGCGTGCGCTGAAAGGCGACTTTCGTCCTTGGGCAAGTCAGGCCGAACCGTCACCCGTCGCAGAGCCCCCCCCACCCGCTCCCTCGCGGCCGACTCGGAAAAAGGGCGACCCCGCATCAGCCCTCGCCCAAGCGTGTCTGAATGAGCTGCGCCAACTGCGTGGACGCGGTGGAACTCAATAG
- a CDS encoding AraC family transcriptional regulator, with product MIVMFVDKQTSGALISGLPGPVLLKRFADQHNSLLNAVFDEFDVQRDSDFMTQSVVIRLAETILTITLKEAASQSSSDAIYKGLGDPAIARVISAILQEPQRDWELHDLTEIAHLCRSALTTRFSASVGMTPRQFVTHIRLARAGELLADSSLSIAKIAEQSSYGSEAAFNRAFRRWCGITPGATRLRAKSSETHSNLRSAKI from the coding sequence ATGATCGTCATGTTTGTGGACAAGCAAACATCCGGTGCACTCATCAGCGGCCTACCCGGTCCGGTGTTGTTGAAAAGGTTCGCTGACCAGCATAACTCGCTCCTGAACGCCGTTTTCGATGAGTTCGATGTGCAGCGAGACAGTGATTTCATGACGCAGTCCGTTGTTATCCGGCTCGCGGAGACAATATTGACGATCACTTTAAAAGAGGCCGCCTCGCAAAGTAGCAGCGATGCTATCTATAAAGGTTTGGGCGACCCCGCTATTGCACGGGTGATTTCGGCAATCTTGCAGGAGCCCCAACGAGATTGGGAACTGCACGACCTCACAGAAATTGCCCATCTTTGTCGATCAGCTTTGACCACCCGTTTTTCAGCATCCGTCGGCATGACGCCTAGGCAATTCGTGACCCATATTCGTCTTGCGAGGGCTGGAGAGCTGCTGGCCGACAGCTCGCTCAGCATTGCGAAGATTGCGGAACAATCGAGTTATGGGTCCGAAGCCGCGTTCAATAGAGCGTTTCGCAGGTGGTGCGGAATAACCCCGGGGGCTACTAGGCTCCGTGCGAAATCCTCCGAAACCCATTCAAACCTAAGGAGTGCAAAGATCTAG
- a CDS encoding DNA topoisomerase III, producing the protein MRLFLCEKPSQGRDIAKVLGATRRDEGCLIGIDSTVTWCIGHLLETAPPEAYGAQYKSWSLDQLPIIPEQWKAEVKPKTAAQFKVIKRLLSKASAVVIATDADREGEMIARELLELCKYRGPVQRLWLSALNEASIRKALSSLKSGQETYLLYHSALARSRADWLIGMNLSRLFTLLGRRAGYDGVLSVGRVQTPTLRLVVDRDRAIASFVSEPYWDVDVQLSAMGQPFIASWQPPSSSRDEAGRCLQHAVARQAAQAISHGKTATVFSLQTEHFREAPPLPFDLSTLQEVCSRKLGLGVQETLNVAQALYETHKATTYPRSDCRYLPESMFNEVPAVLDALLKTDPALQTALGRLDQSQHSRVWSDTKVSAHHGIIPTTEPANLARMSEQERQVYELIRSHYLAQFLPHHEFDRTEVELECGEERLTAVGKQILVQGWKDLLSDNTEVDEPRQKSQVLPVLQQGTQCTVDDVELKSLRTAAPKPLTEGDLIKAMKNVAKLINDPRLKQKLRDTTGIGTEATRAGIIKGLIDRGYLLKKKRTLMASAAAHTLIEAVPAAIADPGMTAIWEQALDEIEAGRLSLDAFVAKQASWITQLVEHCAALTLAVPVEAGPACPICNASTLRRKGKSGPFWSCSQYPACKGTVPIRKNSRPH; encoded by the coding sequence ATGCGTCTCTTCCTCTGCGAAAAACCTTCCCAAGGTCGTGACATCGCCAAGGTTCTTGGAGCCACCCGACGCGATGAGGGTTGCCTGATCGGCATCGACTCAACCGTCACCTGGTGTATCGGCCATCTGCTGGAGACAGCTCCACCTGAGGCTTATGGTGCCCAGTACAAGTCCTGGTCGTTGGATCAATTACCGATCATTCCCGAGCAGTGGAAGGCCGAGGTCAAACCCAAAACTGCCGCACAATTCAAAGTCATCAAACGTCTGCTCAGTAAAGCATCCGCCGTCGTAATCGCGACCGACGCCGACCGCGAGGGTGAAATGATTGCCCGCGAGTTACTGGAGCTTTGCAAGTATCGGGGCCCCGTCCAGCGCCTCTGGCTATCTGCACTCAACGAGGCCTCGATTCGCAAAGCATTGTCCTCACTGAAGTCCGGCCAGGAGACGTATCTGCTCTATCATTCAGCCCTCGCTCGCAGCCGGGCGGACTGGCTGATCGGCATGAACCTGAGTCGCTTGTTTACTCTCCTTGGGCGACGGGCGGGCTACGACGGCGTATTGTCGGTGGGACGTGTCCAAACACCCACTTTACGTTTAGTGGTCGATCGGGATCGAGCGATTGCCAGCTTCGTCTCGGAGCCCTACTGGGACGTGGATGTGCAATTGTCCGCAATGGGTCAACCATTCATCGCCTCGTGGCAACCACCCAGCTCAAGTCGAGATGAGGCAGGTCGTTGCCTGCAACATGCGGTTGCCCGTCAAGCAGCCCAAGCAATTTCTCACGGTAAGACCGCCACAGTATTCTCGCTGCAGACTGAGCATTTCCGCGAAGCGCCGCCTCTGCCCTTTGACCTGAGCACATTGCAAGAAGTCTGCTCGCGCAAGCTAGGACTCGGCGTTCAGGAAACTCTGAACGTCGCGCAAGCCCTTTATGAAACCCACAAAGCCACCACCTACCCGCGCAGCGATTGCCGCTATTTGCCTGAGAGTATGTTCAACGAGGTACCCGCGGTATTGGATGCCCTGCTCAAAACAGATCCCGCGCTGCAAACCGCACTCGGGAGACTCGACCAATCACAGCACTCCCGCGTATGGAGCGATACCAAGGTCTCCGCGCACCACGGCATCATCCCCACCACCGAGCCGGCGAATCTTGCGCGGATGTCCGAACAAGAACGCCAAGTCTACGAACTGATTCGTAGCCACTACCTAGCGCAATTTCTTCCGCACCATGAGTTTGATCGAACCGAGGTCGAGCTGGAGTGCGGCGAAGAACGTTTGACTGCTGTCGGCAAGCAGATCCTGGTACAGGGCTGGAAAGACTTGCTCTCCGACAACACCGAGGTCGATGAGCCTAGACAAAAATCCCAAGTATTGCCCGTCCTACAACAGGGTACGCAGTGCACAGTGGACGATGTTGAACTCAAGTCACTGCGCACCGCCGCTCCTAAACCGCTCACCGAGGGCGATCTAATCAAGGCGATGAAGAATGTGGCCAAGCTGATCAACGACCCACGCCTGAAGCAGAAACTTCGGGACACCACCGGGATCGGTACCGAAGCCACGCGAGCCGGCATCATTAAGGGGTTGATTGATCGCGGTTATTTACTTAAGAAAAAACGCACCTTAATGGCCTCCGCTGCGGCCCATACGCTGATTGAAGCGGTTCCCGCTGCAATCGCAGATCCGGGTATGACCGCGATCTGGGAACAGGCCCTGGACGAAATTGAAGCGGGACGCCTGTCTCTGGATGCGTTCGTCGCCAAGCAAGCGAGTTGGATTACGCAATTGGTCGAACACTGCGCAGCGCTCACGTTGGCGGTACCTGTCGAAGCCGGTCCAGCCTGCCCCATATGCAATGCCTCAACACTCAGACGAAAGGGGAAATCAGGGCCATTTTGGTCGTGCTCCCAATACCCAGCCTGCAAAGGTACTGTGCCTATCAGAAAAAATTCGCGTCCTCACTGA
- a CDS encoding DUF2857 domain-containing protein — MNLSFNMLNQAMLTQVLHELRLGNLQRCKALGLSEDDIFVLQSLPPTTLSRLAHATVPWLEVKIDSPVLHRLIEQAERDEQNERLINRALKLGASSTIMYQCFGLAHSETAMRRRLLKIETRKGRPQHLSEAQEHALWQRWCQVRTEDGTEDKLDAMMMLAEEQKISLTIVWQQIDQYSNKI; from the coding sequence ATGAACTTGTCCTTCAATATGCTCAATCAAGCCATGCTAACCCAGGTACTGCACGAACTGCGCCTGGGCAACCTGCAACGCTGCAAGGCACTTGGACTGAGTGAGGATGACATCTTCGTGCTGCAATCCTTACCACCGACCACGCTATCGCGCCTGGCCCACGCCACTGTCCCTTGGCTTGAAGTCAAGATTGACTCGCCGGTGCTGCATCGTTTGATAGAACAAGCTGAACGTGATGAACAGAACGAACGGTTGATCAACCGAGCACTCAAGCTCGGCGCCAGCAGCACCATCATGTACCAGTGTTTTGGCTTGGCGCATTCGGAAACAGCCATGCGCCGGCGTCTACTCAAGATAGAAACCCGTAAAGGCCGCCCACAACATTTGAGCGAAGCGCAGGAGCATGCGTTGTGGCAACGTTGGTGCCAAGTACGAACAGAGGACGGCACCGAGGATAAACTCGACGCCATGATGATGCTTGCCGAAGAACAGAAGATCAGCTTGACCATCGTTTGGCAGCAAATCGACCAGTACAGCAACAAAATATGA
- a CDS encoding helix-turn-helix transcriptional regulator has product MAHKHPTQAQIGRMIAKHRTQRNLTQEEVAERMGIGSEAISRLERGVVELSVVKLMQLADIFDCRMDELLTESSNRPNDQSQMIAVLLSGLKESDRAFILATVEQLAAHLGSK; this is encoded by the coding sequence TTGGCACATAAACATCCAACCCAAGCCCAAATCGGACGCATGATCGCGAAGCACCGCACTCAGCGAAATCTGACCCAGGAAGAGGTGGCTGAACGCATGGGGATTGGCAGCGAAGCCATTTCGCGCCTTGAGCGGGGAGTGGTGGAGCTTTCCGTGGTCAAGCTGATGCAGTTAGCGGATATTTTCGACTGCAGGATGGATGAACTGCTGACGGAGTCGAGCAATCGTCCCAATGACCAGAGCCAGATGATCGCGGTTCTGCTGAGTGGTCTGAAGGAAAGTGACCGCGCCTTTATTTTGGCAACCGTCGAACAATTAGCTGCCCATCTTGGCAGTAAGTAA
- a CDS encoding TIGR03761 family integrating conjugative element protein: protein MADHYQLNLGSLRSSITLTLHTHHAARIWQGRAAREGVHSIMGMAGYISVTNLIKQTAAQDDPYADWAIVQLEEKLMQAKAGMMELTQQLDRIRQDLPTQIDMGDNLNIHPVTLPLYIGSQLGFLAVYLLTDYDTLVRRTLLAHHTALIGRTDMEAWIDDGAHLLRSLFGQAQRYRHAGVTRDDMAANNARAIAAIEKMGLPPMDILEGHRRSQFAPPIIRRGVVPVDDADALAEEAGEPSAIANEPEDEA, encoded by the coding sequence ATGGCCGATCACTATCAACTCAATCTGGGTTCATTGCGCAGCAGCATCACCCTGACCCTGCATACCCACCATGCAGCCCGTATCTGGCAAGGTCGAGCCGCACGCGAAGGCGTCCACTCGATCATGGGTATGGCCGGTTACATCAGTGTCACCAACCTGATCAAGCAAACCGCGGCCCAGGACGATCCCTATGCTGACTGGGCCATCGTGCAACTCGAAGAAAAACTGATGCAGGCCAAGGCTGGGATGATGGAACTGACCCAACAATTGGATCGGATCAGACAGGATCTGCCGACACAAATCGACATGGGCGATAACCTCAACATCCACCCGGTCACCTTGCCGTTGTACATCGGCAGCCAGCTGGGTTTTCTGGCGGTCTACCTGCTGACCGACTACGACACTCTAGTGCGTCGGACCCTATTGGCCCATCACACCGCCTTGATCGGCCGCACCGACATGGAAGCCTGGATCGACGACGGCGCCCATTTGCTGCGCAGTCTGTTTGGTCAGGCACAGCGCTACCGACATGCCGGCGTCACGCGTGATGACATGGCGGCGAACAACGCCCGTGCCATTGCGGCTATCGAGAAAATGGGCTTGCCTCCGATGGACATCCTTGAGGGACATCGCCGCTCCCAGTTCGCGCCGCCAATCATTCGCCGTGGTGTTGTGCCAGTGGACGACGCAGACGCATTGGCAGAGGAAGCGGGAGAGCCATCTGCAATTGCGAATGAGCCGGAGGACGAAGCATGA
- a CDS encoding STY4534 family ICE replication protein translates to MANANQSHEATTYFNLHTVGIGYLNRVREVQVRRGQPFMACDIAALHGANDAVEYTRFDCKVAGGEAERLIRLYMDAVNTEKKVLLSFRIGDLWIDPFLYEKGAKQGQPGASLKGRLLFIEWIKVNGVFEYKAPARQEATAPAEQAPNSEPSQTSVDADAAEFENPTEARVEPESPPAPRTARRDATRNLQSA, encoded by the coding sequence ATGGCCAACGCCAATCAATCCCATGAAGCAACCACCTACTTCAACCTGCACACCGTCGGTATCGGCTACCTCAACCGTGTGCGTGAAGTGCAAGTGCGCCGTGGTCAACCGTTTATGGCTTGCGATATCGCAGCCCTGCACGGAGCCAACGACGCGGTTGAGTACACCCGCTTCGACTGCAAAGTCGCTGGGGGTGAAGCTGAACGCTTGATTCGTCTGTATATGGACGCCGTCAACACCGAGAAAAAGGTCTTGCTGTCGTTCCGTATTGGCGATCTCTGGATCGATCCATTTCTCTACGAGAAAGGCGCTAAACAAGGCCAACCAGGCGCCAGTCTGAAAGGTCGTCTTCTGTTCATTGAATGGATCAAGGTCAATGGCGTATTCGAATACAAAGCGCCCGCCAGGCAGGAAGCAACAGCACCTGCTGAGCAAGCGCCTAATAGTGAACCATCCCAAACGTCGGTTGATGCCGATGCTGCGGAGTTCGAAAACCCAACAGAGGCTCGGGTAGAACCTGAATCTCCACCAGCTCCCCGCACGGCCCGCCGTGATGCCACCCGTAACCTTCAGTCCGCCTGA
- a CDS encoding ParB family protein, protein MKKLIQEEITDKLHQDHFTQGPGLERLSDPVIDTPMLVTLEQLRPYEHNPRFIRNPLYDDIKASIRERGLDQPPPITRRPGETSFIIRNGGNTRLAILGELWQETRDERFFRIHCLFRPWSNETNALLGHLAESDLHGQLTFIERALAVAKLKTMLESDGPELSQRELARRLAAGGYPVSQSHISRMLDTLEHLLPAIPQTLYAGLGKPQIERLIGLRSQAERTWNRYPTATVAFAEFWLETMGYFDGDPESFDLEQIQDELLERMSHLLGQSYRMLALELSDTQRVVSTPGAVTTTPSERIYPQSVHQATAARPSSDTNPESTDAKSKVEPISEELLRAPETNASPAVSPLSRVQQIREQIDREISDEATSLVETCPIDDLWIIKPPPDTPEQLRLAIAGLAREMAAYAGDTESIIDQKLGLGFILDIERLDLSAPRSTGVHLMLLALLRAQDEVNWEDRKQIPSALFGQLLLGVYQLPLPDRPVTDVGLERLPDYLLIKLFRLIRLARRLIDLTLISEDKNSPEELR, encoded by the coding sequence ATGAAGAAGCTCATTCAGGAGGAAATCACCGACAAGCTGCACCAGGACCACTTCACTCAAGGTCCTGGACTGGAGCGACTGTCCGATCCAGTCATCGACACTCCCATGCTGGTCACTCTGGAACAGTTACGTCCCTACGAACACAACCCACGCTTCATCCGTAATCCGCTTTATGACGATATCAAGGCATCGATCCGTGAACGCGGGCTGGATCAACCGCCACCGATTACCCGCCGTCCGGGTGAAACCTCTTTCATCATCCGCAACGGCGGTAATACGCGCTTAGCAATTCTCGGCGAGCTGTGGCAGGAAACGCGCGATGAGCGTTTCTTTCGGATTCACTGCCTGTTCCGACCTTGGAGCAATGAAACCAACGCCCTACTCGGCCATCTGGCGGAAAGCGACCTGCACGGCCAACTCACGTTCATCGAAAGGGCATTGGCAGTAGCCAAACTCAAAACCATGCTTGAGTCGGATGGCCCAGAGCTCTCACAACGGGAGCTGGCTCGACGTCTTGCCGCTGGAGGCTATCCGGTTTCGCAGTCGCATATCAGCCGGATGCTGGACACCCTTGAACACTTATTACCCGCCATTCCACAAACTCTGTATGCCGGCTTGGGTAAGCCTCAGATAGAGCGCCTGATCGGTCTACGTAGTCAGGCTGAGCGAACCTGGAACCGTTATCCAACCGCCACAGTCGCGTTTGCAGAGTTCTGGCTGGAGACCATGGGCTACTTCGATGGCGATCCTGAATCCTTTGATCTTGAGCAGATCCAGGACGAATTGCTCGAACGCATGAGCCACTTGCTCGGACAGTCCTACCGTATGCTGGCCCTGGAGCTGAGCGATACCCAACGGGTCGTCTCCACACCTGGGGCTGTAACGACCACGCCCTCCGAGAGGATCTATCCGCAAAGCGTACATCAAGCCACGGCAGCCCGCCCCTCCTCCGACACCAATCCCGAATCAACTGATGCCAAGAGCAAGGTAGAGCCAATTTCAGAAGAACTGCTCAGAGCACCCGAAACAAATGCTTCACCTGCGGTCAGCCCTCTATCACGCGTTCAACAGATTCGTGAGCAAATCGATCGCGAGATATCCGACGAGGCGACGTCGCTAGTCGAAACCTGCCCAATCGACGACCTCTGGATCATCAAACCACCGCCGGATACACCTGAACAACTTCGTTTAGCCATTGCCGGACTGGCTCGTGAAATGGCGGCCTATGCCGGAGATACCGAGAGCATCATTGATCAAAAGCTTGGCTTGGGCTTCATCCTGGATATTGAGCGACTTGATCTTTCAGCGCCTCGCTCGACCGGCGTTCACCTAATGCTCCTGGCCCTGTTACGCGCTCAAGACGAGGTGAACTGGGAGGATCGCAAGCAAATACCCTCAGCACTGTTCGGGCAATTGTTGTTGGGGGTCTATCAACTCCCTCTACCAGATCGACCGGTCACGGACGTGGGGCTGGAGCGACTGCCTGACTATCTGCTAATCAAACTGTTTCGCCTGATACGCCTGGCCCGGCGTCTAATCGACTTAACACTCATCTCTGAAGACAAAAACTCACCGGAGGAGCTGAGATGA
- a CDS encoding ParA family protein — protein sequence MHVVSVVSTKGGVGKTTVAANLGGLLADAGLRVLLLDLDSQPTLSSYYSLSQKAQAGAYELIALNLTIPELIISRTAVVGLDLIFSNDDQGRLSTLLLHAPDGRLRLHNLLNELCLNYDLLLIDTQGARSVLLEMAILASDLALSPITPEMLAAREMRRGTLKLLSELEPFRHLGIDPPPLRLLLNQVNINRVDTRMIIRSLRETFAEATNISVLDTVIPDRVAYINAASLGLPVHRIDTRPSSKRRRSQSALEIMQALAIELFPEWREAISSVMRCAEPR from the coding sequence ATGCACGTGGTCTCGGTGGTTTCCACCAAGGGTGGGGTAGGCAAAACTACAGTAGCGGCGAACCTAGGCGGCCTGCTGGCAGATGCTGGCCTGCGTGTTCTGCTCTTGGATCTGGATAGCCAACCCACCCTCTCCAGTTATTATTCATTGAGCCAGAAAGCGCAGGCAGGTGCGTACGAGCTGATTGCACTCAATCTCACAATACCTGAACTAATAATTTCTAGGACTGCAGTCGTCGGTCTCGACCTGATTTTCTCTAATGACGATCAAGGTCGACTGAGCACCTTGTTGCTGCATGCCCCTGACGGACGACTACGCCTGCACAATTTGCTCAACGAGTTGTGTCTCAATTATGACCTGCTTTTGATCGATACTCAGGGAGCACGCAGTGTACTGCTGGAAATGGCCATCCTGGCCTCCGATCTCGCCCTCTCTCCCATCACGCCAGAAATGCTCGCTGCCCGCGAAATGCGCCGTGGCACCTTGAAGCTACTGAGTGAGCTCGAACCATTTCGCCACCTAGGCATCGACCCGCCGCCCTTACGGCTCTTACTGAACCAGGTGAACATCAATCGAGTGGACACCCGGATGATCATCCGAAGCCTGCGCGAGACTTTTGCAGAGGCTACCAATATCTCGGTGCTAGACACCGTGATCCCGGACCGGGTGGCATATATCAATGCCGCATCCCTCGGCTTACCGGTTCACCGAATAGATACACGCCCGTCGAGTAAACGCCGACGCTCGCAGTCTGCGCTAGAAATCATGCAGGCGCTGGCCATCGAGTTATTCCCTGAATGGCGTGAAGCGATCTCTTCGGTAATGAGGTGTGCGGAGCCTCGATAA
- a CDS encoding AlpA family transcriptional regulator, whose protein sequence is MSSQSVPSVEAPQPQRHIMRREEVEQKTGFKRAHIYNLMKEGKFPRAKRIGLRAVGWDSLEIEHWIAERLSRQE, encoded by the coding sequence ATGTCCAGCCAATCTGTCCCCTCAGTTGAAGCGCCTCAACCCCAACGCCACATCATGCGGCGTGAGGAGGTCGAACAAAAAACCGGCTTCAAACGTGCGCACATTTACAACCTGATGAAGGAAGGAAAGTTTCCGCGGGCAAAGCGTATCGGGCTGCGCGCAGTCGGCTGGGACTCTCTGGAAATCGAACACTGGATTGCAGAACGCCTTTCGCGACAGGAGTGA
- a CDS encoding DUF3158 family protein: MNPIIPAQAPHFETLTPDAYRQLEHAASLKGLLKPFKGKGELEYLAQVAREIEAQLCHLMEAVVQQAGQPPYSLLDIRLVLQNTNAGSTFLRWRTRDFARMGVAVWERQVGNKVLPLTVHEGLHRFECNRIALNLQMSVVHSLYRQASTCAIKMASAEQLLRPFTPAAEISQ; encoded by the coding sequence ATGAATCCGATAATCCCCGCCCAAGCACCCCACTTCGAAACGTTGACGCCGGATGCCTATCGACAACTCGAACACGCAGCCTCCCTAAAAGGCCTTTTAAAACCTTTTAAGGGTAAGGGGGAGTTGGAGTACCTGGCGCAGGTGGCGAGGGAAATCGAGGCGCAGTTATGTCACCTGATGGAGGCTGTGGTACAGCAGGCCGGACAGCCCCCTTACTCACTGCTGGATATTCGATTGGTGCTGCAGAACACCAACGCTGGCAGCACCTTTTTGCGTTGGCGCACCCGTGACTTCGCCCGCATGGGGGTTGCAGTCTGGGAACGCCAGGTGGGCAACAAAGTCCTGCCGCTGACCGTACACGAGGGATTGCACCGTTTCGAATGCAACCGCATTGCACTGAACCTGCAGATGAGCGTGGTGCATTCGCTTTACCGCCAGGCCTCCACCTGCGCGATCAAAATGGCCAGCGCAGAACAGCTGCTGCGCCCGTTCACACCAGCAGCGGAGATATCACAATGA
- a CDS encoding single-stranded DNA-binding protein — translation MSTFFVGEGNIGSAPEFQEFPSGNDEPRRLLRLNVYFDNPVPREGSYEDRGGYWAPVELWHREAEHWSTLYQKGMRVLVEGRTVRDEWEDSEDNARVTFKIEARRVGILPHRVNIVAMRERTSEPAASQNTEPSGSPASKPKKRRGQPPTD, via the coding sequence ATGAGCACTTTTTTTGTCGGCGAAGGCAATATCGGCAGTGCGCCAGAGTTTCAGGAGTTCCCGTCAGGCAATGACGAGCCGCGGCGTTTGCTGCGGCTGAATGTGTACTTTGACAACCCCGTGCCACGCGAGGGCAGCTATGAAGATCGAGGCGGCTATTGGGCACCGGTTGAGCTTTGGCACCGCGAGGCCGAACACTGGAGCACGCTATATCAGAAAGGTATGCGTGTCTTGGTCGAAGGCCGCACCGTGCGCGATGAGTGGGAGGACAGCGAAGACAATGCTCGAGTGACCTTCAAGATCGAGGCCCGTCGCGTGGGCATCCTGCCCCACCGGGTGAACATCGTGGCCATGCGGGAACGCACCAGTGAACCGGCGGCCTCTCAAAATACAGAGCCGTCCGGTTCACCTGCGTCGAAACCTAAGAAGCGCAGAGGGCAACCACCTACGGACTGA